From Polyodon spathula isolate WHYD16114869_AA chromosome 26, ASM1765450v1, whole genome shotgun sequence, one genomic window encodes:
- the hmg20b gene encoding SWI/SNF-related matrix-associated actin-dependent regulator of chromatin subfamily E member 1-related codes for MSQNAKNQTVGPVALPAGSQALNGGVKLEQREGPPRGPQPAERSAGSADEPVKKRGWPKGKKRKKVLPNGPKAPVTGYVRFLNERREQIRSQHPELPFPEITKRLGAEWSRLDVSDKQRFLDEAEKEKQQYMRELKEYQQSEAFRLSSDQIQDKKIKKEEPPSVIINAAGTGLGIKSGDLSDRFSKFDVPIFTEEFLDQNKARESELRRLRKANVEFEEQNSVLQKHIEDMHSAKERLEAELAQDERETQVLQKHLGAIRQALSSSLSGVPLPGSGETPTPGTLDSYMTRLISVIESSPLEYKRLVTKIKDIISHLDSENL; via the exons ATGTCACAGAACGCCAAGAACCAGACCGTGGGCCCCGT GGCCCTGCCTGCGGGGAGCCAGGCTCTGAACGGGGGAGTGAAGCTGGAGCAGAGAGAGGGGCCTCCTCGAGGACCACAGCCTGCAGAGCGATCCGCGGGGAGTGCAGACGAG CCAGTGAAGAAGCGCGGCTGGCCGAAggggaagaagaggaagaaggtTTTGCCGAACGGGCCGAAGGCTCCAGTGACGGGGTACGTGCGCTTCCTGAACGAGAGGCGGGAGCAGATCCGCAGCCAGCACCCCGAGCTGCCCTTCCCAGAGATCACCAAGAGACTGGGGGCCGAGTGGAGCCGGCTGGACGTGTCCGACAAGCAg CGCTTCCTGGATGAGGCTGAGAAGGAGAAGCAGCAGTACATGAGGGAGCTGAAGGAGTACCAGCAGAGCGAGGCCTTCCGTCTGAGCAGCGACCAGATCCAGGACAAGAAGATCAAGAAAG AGGAGCCGCCCTCTGTGATCATCAACGCTGCTGGAACCGGGCTGGGGATCAAG AGTGGTGACCTGTCAGACCGCTTCTCAAAGTTCGATGTTCCCATCTTCACTGAAGAGTTCCTGGACCAGAACAAAG CTCGCGAGTCGGAGCTCCGCAGGCTGCGCAAGGCGAACGTGGAGTTCGAGGAGCAGAACTCTGTGCTGCAGAAGCACATCGAGGACATGCACAGCGCCAAAGAGAGGCTGGAGGCGGAGCTGGCGCAGGACGAGCGGGAGACGCAGGTCCTGCAGAAACACCTGGGGGCCATTCGACAGGCCCTGAGCAGCAGCCTCTCAGGGGTGCCCCTGCCAG gTTCTGGCGAGACCCCCACCCCCGGCACGCTGGACTCCTACATGACCCGCCTCATCAGTGTCATCGAGAGCAGCCCACTGGAGTACAAGAGACTCGTCACCAAGATAAAGGATATCATCAGCCACCTGGACAG TGAGAACCTGTGA